In Exiguobacterium acetylicum, the genomic stretch ACGTTTCTTGGGCACCTTGGCGGCGATGAGTACGCTTTGCTCGTACCGACGAGTTATAAACAAGACGTGACGACATGTGCTGAGGCGTTGCTCGACTTATCGGAAACACCAATCTCGATCGAACCATATGCCTTGTTCGCGCGGATCTCGGTCGGAGTCAGCCGGTATCCGGAAGACAGTACGGACGCTGTCGAATTATTGAAGCATTCCTATACCGCCTTACGTCGTTCACGTCGTGAAAATCACAGCACGATGCACCACTACGCATCGAATCTTGATATCGATTACTACCGACGCTATCGTCTTGAGCAAGACTTGCATTATGCAATCGAGCGCAATCAACTGTTCCTTGAATATCAGCCGAAAGTCGATAGCTGGACCGGAAAAATCGTCGGTCTCGAGGCATTGATTCGCTGGCAACACCCGGAATGGGGGCGGATTCCACCGAACGACTTCATTCCGCTTGCCGAAGAGAGTGCCTTACATGTCGCAATCGGCGACTGGGTCGTCGAGACAGCATGTCGTTCGATGCAACACTGGCAAACGACAGGCGCAGAGCTCGTTCCGATTTCCGTCAATGTCTCACCAAAACGATTCTTGATTCCTGGTTTTGAACATCATATCGAACGGATGCTGTCGACGTATCAGCTCGCACCTGAATTACTCGAACTCGAAATCACGGAAGCGGCCTTGATCATGGATGACCCGATGACGAGTCGGACACTTGAATACGTCAGTCGGATCGGCGTTCGAATCGCACTTGACGACTTCGGGAAAGGCTATTCCTCGATGGTCTATCTGCAACGGTATCCGATCAACGTCATCAAGATTGACCGACAGTTCGCGACCCACATCACCGATGACGCCAAAGCCCAAGCGATCGTCAAAAGTATTCTCTACATGGCAGGTGAGTTCAATCTAACGGTCGTCGCAGAAGGCATCGAGACACTTCGTCAGCTCGATACGTTCCGGACGCTCAATTGTCCGAGTATCCAAGGCTACCTGTTTAGTCGCCCGGTTCCAGCGGACGTCATGGAATCGTTCCTCTTGCGCGAGATCTTGTATCCGATCGAAGCCTGTTCCTTGTCGAGCGATACGGTTCCTCGCTTCTCTGTCTCAGGAAAGGTTCGCATGTTAACGCATCATGAACGACCATTCGAACTTCCTTTTTCGGACATCGAAGCCCATCAGACGAGCACACGGGCACTCTATTTTTCGACGAAGACACCGTTACCGTTGTCGGATGCGACGTTTGAGATTCGCTTGAGTGAAGGATTACAACTCGTCACGTGTACAGTGACGATCACCGGACAGGAAGATGAACAATATATCGGCGAATACACGAATCTGACAGAAGCGGAACAGATCATGCGCTTCTTCCAGTCGTTACGTTATCGCCCTTGACCTCTCACGAAGACGTTCACACACGTCTTCGTGCTTTTTTGTTATAGTAATCGTAAAGCGTTTTACTTCAGAAGGGAGGAATGGCATGCAGTCACCACTACCTACGAAACATCATCGCCGCTCTACGAAAGGTCAGCTCTTTCGACGATTATTGATGCTGACGATCGGTGCCATCATCTTCGCGCTTGGACTAAAAGGATTCCTTGTTCCAAATAACATCATAGATGGCGGCATCGTCGGAATCTCGATCATCGGCTCAAAAGTGACCGATACGACGCTCGCCTTATGGCTGTTCTTCTTGAACATCCCATTCATCTTCTTTGGCTACAAACAAATCGGAAAAACGTTCGCCCTGTCGACGTTATATGCGATCTTCGTCATGGCGATTGCAACAAAACTCCTCGAGCACATCGGTCCGCTGACGAGCGTGGATTTGCTCGCGACCGTCTTCGGTGGCTTGATTCTTGGAATCGGCGTTGGCATCGTCATTCGCTCGAGTGGATCACTCGACGGAACCGAGATTCTCGCTGTCTCCTTCAGCCGCTCGACGCCGTTTTCAGTCGGTGAGATCGTGATGTTCTTCAACGTCTTCATCCTCGGCGCCGCTGGTTTCGTCTTCGGTTGGGACCGGGCGATGTACTCGTTGATCACCTATTTCGTTGCCTTCAAGACGATTGACGTCGTCATCGATGGACTCGATCAGTCGAAGAGTGTCTGGATCATTTCGGAGAATTACGAAGAGATCGGTCTTGCAATCATGGATCGACTCGGTCGAAGCATGACGTACTTAAACGGAGAAGGTGCCTTCACCGGCGACGGTAAAAAAGTCATCTTTTGCGTCATCAGTCGCCTCGAGGAATCAAAACTCAAAGACATCGTCCGTGACTTCGATGAGCAAGCCTTCATTGCGATCGGCAACATCCATGATGTCCATGGCGGTCGCTTCAAGAAAAAAGATATCCATTAACCGAACGAAAGGAAGGAACACGGGTGTGGAAAAAACATCGTAAGAAAATCATCGGTGGCGTGGTCGTCATCGTGACGCTTGCTGTCATCGTCGTCATCGGAATTTCCGGTTATGTCGGCTCCTCGTTGACGCAACCGGAACGGGAAGCCTTGACGACGACACCAAAGAAAGCGGAAGGGCTCGACTATGAAGACGTCACCTTCCGCTCCTATAAAGACCGGACACGTTTGTCTGGCTGGTGGATGCCTAGCGAGGACGCAAAACTGACGGTCGTCTTCGCCCACGGTTACGGCAAGAACCGGGAACAAGAAGATGTTCCGGTCTTCCCGTTATTCAAGAAGTTCCACGACGCGGGCTATAACGTCCTGACGTTTGATTTCCGGGGATCCGGTGAATCGGACGGAAAACGCGTCACGGTCGGTGCAAAGGAACAAGATGATTTGCTGACGGCCGTCCGATATGCAAAATCGCGGTCTTCTAAACCAGTCGTCCTCTACGGTATCTCGATGGGCGCTGCAACATCACTCGTGACCGCTCCAAAGGCGGACGTCGTCGGTGTCATCGCCGACAGCCCGTTTAGCGATCTCGAGAACTATCTCGCAACGAACCTGCCTGTCTGGAGCGGATTACCGAACTTCCCTTTCACCCCGATCATTCTGGAGATCACGCCACCTCTGACGGGTCTCAATCCAGAACGGGTGAAACCGATTGAAGCGGTTCGACGGATTGAGTATCCGATCCTGTTGATCCACGGGAAGGACGACGATGCGATTCCAGTCACGGAAAGCATGAAGATTCAAAAGGCGGCGCCGCGCTCCGAGCTCTACGTGACGGAAAACGGTGGACACGTCCAGTCGTATGCGCACGACCGAAAAGCGTATGAAGAGAAAGTCATGACGTACTTGTCAGATCTGCATTGATGAGAGGAGATTGACATGCAACAGTTATCGTTGTTCCTGACCTTTTTCGTCGCACTGACAGTCATGACAATCGGACTGCTCGTCTCCCGCCGTGCCGGCTATCGTTTACCGTACGGACGAACGATTGTCTTGATTTGGACCGGCTCCGCCCTGATCGGACTAGCCCTTTACTTATTACGTTAAACGAACAGCCGCTCGCTTCCTTGATGGAAACGAGCGGCTGTTCGTTTGTGCTTATCGTTTTAGTACGGCAGCGCCGACGATCTTCAAGACTTCCGGACGACTTAGTTTTTCTTTCCCTTTTGCAAGGGCATCGAGCGTTCCATGTGCGAGTGCAAGTGGAATGTGACAGAATTCATAAATCGTCGTATCCTTCGGAATGGACGCAAGGTAGGCATCGGCTTCTGCGAGATTCTCACGCGCATAAGCAAACATCGTATCCGTCGTCCAACCAGGTGGGAAGTAACCGACACCACGCTCCGCATCCTCCTGTTGGTTCCGCAGGATGTTGACGGCTTGTAAACCACGACCAAATCCGATCGCTTGCTGTTTATCAGTGACGATACCAGCCTTCCAGTACCAGATGTCGGATAACATGACACCGACGAGTCCGGCGACATAATACGTATACTCGTCAAGATCTGCTTCCGTCTCGACCGTCCAGTCACGCTCTGCCCAGACCGCCATCCCTTCTGCCATCTCCGCCGTCGAATCGAGGACCTTCGGACGAATCGCGGCCGGACAATAGGCGATCCACTCCGGTAGACGGAGTGTTACTTCCGGTAGATGCGCCGTGTAGGGCGCAATCAACTCGAGATAGGTCGTAGCGGAGAACGTGCCCCGCATCAATAACGCTGTCTCGCGAAGTAACATCGTCTTGACGTCCGTCGCCAAGTCCTCATGGTCTTCAATCTCATCGATGGCACGCATGCATAGATAAGCAGCACCGACCGCTTCCTGTAAGTCTTGCGATAGTCGACTAATCGGGATATAGAAGGTGCGACTCGTCGCTTTTAATACACGGTTCGCGTCTTTTTTCAGCTGCTTCGTCTCATTCATTCCTGACAACTCCCTCTTTGGCTCAAAAGGTTTCTTTTCTCTTCATTACTATACACGATTCAACGCGTTTCAGCATTTGTTTCATGATAAGAAAGACTCCCTTTGCAGCACATTCGGGCAAAGGGAGTCTTTTCGTCCTCGTTTGAAGCGCATCGTTCATTAAAAAGATACGTTCCGATGACATTCAAATGGAATCATTTTTCCTGTTGTTTCAAGAGTTGTCCAATCAATCCAGTACTACGGGACGCTTCCGTGTTCTCTTCTTGGATCGACAAGTAGACTTCCTTCCGGTGGATATCAACTTGCCGTGGCGCCTTGATACCAATCTTGATTTGATCACCTTCGATTGCAAGAATCGTCAGTTCGATGTCATCCCCGATTTGAATCGCTTCTCCCGTCTTTCGTTTCAGTACGAGCATCAGCGACCACCTACTTCCGTCAGACTACCGATCAGATGACGATTCGTGTATGTATCGTCCAGGATGATTTGTTTCGCGAGCCGTTGTTTCGTCTCCATGACGAAAGGTGCTCGTAAGTTCGTCGTCGACGTCGTGAACGGATCTCGTAATGTGACCGTCGTGTAGACAGCGACTTGCGCCGTATCCTCGATTCCGAGTTGCTCTTTTGCTGCCTCCGGTAACTCGAAGACATATTCCGGATCAATCCAGAACGGGTTCGTCACGACGAAGGCACACTCCGGCTGATCAATCGATTGAAACGACCAGAACGGAACGCCTTCTCCGAACGGGAGCAAGATGAAGCGTTTTGCTTCCGGAAAACCTGGTAATTCAGACGCGAAGGTGATGATTTCCGTCTCGTCAATCGTAATGGTTCCAAAAAAATCCGTTTCGATCTGCATGTCGTTATCCTTCCCCATCGAATATGCCGCCAACCGGCCACATATTCAGTTGATTTTGTTCTTGTAGATAAATCTCGACCTGACCTTCTTTTACGGTCAATTCCGGTCGATGCGTTTCGACATCGATCTTCGGACGATTCGCGGTATAACTTAACCGTACCTCAGCCGGTGTATAAGTCGTCTTGACTCGATCGAGGCTCCGCGGAATGAATCCGAGGGTCGTCACTTCAGCAGGAGGTGTATCATTGGCTTTCGCAATTCGTGCAACAGTTCCCCCGCCCTGCTCGATCCGCATCAGTTGATCGCCTTCGGAAGCTCCTTTTGCGACAGCTTCCTGTCCTTTTTGTCGTCCATAAGTAGCATACTGTCGAACGGACTCAAGCGCAGGAACGCGCCCCATCTCGATCCAAGCTTGTGTCGAATCGATCTCAAGACGCGCTGCGACCGTTTCAATCGATAATTCCCCACGTGGTTGTTCGATCGACAGGGAGGCAGGTGTCTGCTTCTGCTCGATTTGCGGACGCGTGATGTTCATCCCGATTCGTGCCGCCGTCTGACGCATTTCAAGATGCGGAAGATCCATCTGCCTTCACCCCTTATCGTAGGAAATCGAGTAATGTCGGCTGAATGATTCGTGCCCCGGCGCTGAGTGCTGCGCGGTGTAACGTCTCGTATGACTTCAGCTCCATGATGACTTTTTCCGCCTCGATGTCTTCGTTATCCGACATGACCGTCTTCGCGATGATTTCTTGGTCCTCAAGCCGTGACGTGTTCAAATCCATCCGGTTGACCCGTGCCCCGAGATCAGCACGTGTCTCGACCGTTCCATTGACCATCTCATCGATATCTTTCAACATCCCGGATAAGGTAGCCCCGTTGTTATCAGCATTCGTACCGAGTGCATCATAGACTTTTTTCAACGTTTGGAACGTTTCCGGTCCGAAGACGCTGAGTGGTGAAATGTTGACTTGGACTTCGATTCCAGAAGAGACTTCATATTTGATGGATTCCGTCTCCTTGTCCGTCGGATCCCCATCCGTGAAGACACCATCGACCGGTCCCGTTGTACTTGCCAAATAATCACGCAATCCGTCCATCGAGACGAACTCCGTATCCGTCTTCGTCCCGTTGAAAATCCCTTTTTCGTTGTATTTCGTGTTTGCGAGCGTCCCGATATGTTCAATCAATTGACCGACCTCGCTCTGGATCGCTTTACGTTGTGTCGCATCATACGTATCCGTCGCTGCTTGCGTCGTCAACTCACGAATCCGACTCATCGCTGACGTGACTTCGTTAAGGGCCGAATCCGTCAAGTCCATCCAGCCAGTTGCTTCACTGGCATTTTTCTTGAACTGTTCGACTTCTCGTACTTCCGTCCGGTAACGTACGCCTTGCATCGCAACGACTGGATCTTCGGACGGACGCTGAATCTTCTTCCCACTGATCAATTGTTCCTGAAGCGTGCTCAAGCGCTGATAGCTTGAGGATAAGTGCCCGATATTCGTTTTCGTCAACATCGTTTGTGTTACTCTCATCTATTCATCACCGTCCTACGAGTCCCATACCGTTGATGATTTTATCAAGCATCTCATCGACGGTCGTAATATTTCGTGCTGCTGCATTATAAGCGTGTTGATACTGAATCATCATCGTCATCTCTTCATCGATCGAGACGGCAGACATCGACATGCGGCGCTGATCCGCACTTTCCATCAAGACAGCAGCACTCTTACCAAGGCGTCCGACCTGATCGGTCGAGACCGCCATATCGCCGATGACGTTTTGATAGAACGAGCCGATCGTCGTCGTCGTTTTCGACTCCGTGAATTCGATGCTCGCTGTCTTCATCTTCGCCAGTTTCAATGCCCCTTGACTATCCCCGATGTTGCCGTCCGTCGACGTCGCGATGTTATCAAGACTCGCCTTGATGTCCGAACCGACGGAGATCGTTGCTGCCGTGATGTCACCGCTTGTTGATGCGAAGAAGGCGTTTGATCCCGCTGTACCATCTTTCTTCAAGTTCGTCGCATGCGCAGCGTTAAAAGCATTCGCGAATGTCTTTGCCATCTCATTGAGTTGACTTTCCATCTTGACGTATTCCCCGACGGCTTTTCCGTCTCGCTCTTGCCCGTACATCTCGATTAGTCCTGATAAACGTCCTGTTGAGAATCCACCGAGCTGATCAAACGTATAGGTTTGTGTCTCAGACTTAAAGCCGGTGTACAGTCCCTGGTCGTTCGTCGTGAACGTCAGTGTCCCCGCTTTCGGTAAATCGGAGTCGACCGCAAGCAACTTATCCCCGTTCGGAAACTTGATGTTGACGTCGATGCGCCCTTCCGCATTGCGCAACGCATTCCCCATCTGTCCTGTTTCGATCGCCTGAGCATCTACTGTCACTTTTTCGAAATCGACATATTGAGCAAGCTCATCAAAGTAACGATCTCGTTCATCGTAAAGCGCGTTCGGCAAAGCACCAAGCGGTTCGACGACATGGATTTCCGTATTGATGTTATGGATTTTTTGTAAGAGGTCGTTGACTTTTTTCGTCGAGACCTCGATTTCACTTTTTAAGTCTGTTTTGACTTGATTGATCGCTTTTGCCATGTAATTGAAGGTCTGCGTGAGAGTCTCCGCCTTTTGTCGGACGACACTGCGTGCACCTGAATCTTGCGGATTCGTCGACAAGGTCTGGAGTGATTCCCAGAATCCATCGAATGCTTTTGCAAGACCGGTGTCAGACGGTTCGTTGATGATATCTTCCATCCGCCCGAATGCCGCTTGTTTCGTACCGTAATAAGAGACCTTCGTCACTTCATCCCGGTACTGCTTATCGAGCATGACGTCCCGAATTCGCTCGAGCATTTCTCCGCGGACCCCAGTTCCGACTTGTCCATTTCGTCCAGATCCAAGTGAAATCGAAAGTTGTTCCGTCGTTCCCATGACGAGACGCTGGCGAGAGAATCCTTCCGTTCCGGCGTTCGCAATATTATTTCCAGTCGATTGCAGAGCCCACTGGTTCGTCGTTAATGCCCGACGCCCTGTCTCAAGCCCCATGAAAGTCGATCCCATCCGTATTCCTCCTTACGCGTTTCGATTGAAGTGTGTCTGGTTCAGTGCGGATTGTCCATACGTGAAATCATCCGCTTCTGGAATCAAGAGTTGGAGATGCCAATCCAAATAATGCAGGGATTGCTCCAGCAACTCCGCGTTCAGTGTGTTCAACTGTCGCAGCTGACCGATCGTCTGCAACAACGTTCGGAGTGAGTCGACATCTTCCGGATGCGTCGCGATCCATTCCGTCATCGTCACACTCCCCATCAGTGCGAGCCGTTCTTGTTCTAGTGCTTCGATCCGCTTGATATGTACCGGTTCTTCTTTGACGATTTCAGATAAACGACGCATGTCATTTGCAATCAAGACCTGCTTCTTTTCTTCTGCGAGCGCAAGTAAATGAGCATGCGCCTCGTTGAGTTGATTGATGAGTTGCATTCGGTTTCTCCTTCCGAATTGAAAAGGTTCCATTCATATAAAAAACGACCCGCGCATCCGTGCCCCGAGTCGCCTCCATTGTCTACGATGTCCAACTTACAGGTTCAAGAAACGTTCCGCGATTTTTTTCGCATCCGGTTTATAGGTTCCATCCTGGATCGCCTGTTTGAGGGATTCAATCTTTTCAGTCCGTGACGACTGTGTCTCGTTGAAACGCGCACGCGCTTCTGTAGAGATACTGACTTCGTCCGGACGATTCGTACGTTGGTTTTTTGTTCCTTCTACTGATTGAGTTCTTTCGTACGTTTTGGGCATGTTCACCCATTTCGTAGAATCAATTCGCATGTGAACACCTGCTTTCTAGACTACAAGATTCTTAGTTCAAGTCCGATACGTCCTTGGTTTCGAAGAGTCAGAAGAGTCAAGCATCGCCTGGGCGAGGTCACGTCGTAAACGATCACGACATGCGGCACAAATCGTGCCTTCACGGGAGGGCTTCCCGCAACTCTCACACATGATTTCCATTTGGGAAATCTCGGAGATCAATAAGCGCCCTTCCTTGATGTAACGGAAGACGGTATCTCGACTAACACCCGTTCCGATCTCGACATCTTTAGGTGAAGTCCGGATTTTTCGTCGTTCTCGCAGAAATTCGCGTACCTTCTCAAAATCCGTATGATCCTTTCGTATGCAATCAATACACAGTTCTGAAGATTGACGCACGACTAACTTCCCGCAAGATTTACAATTGATGACATCCATTTCCTTCACCTCACATAGAGTATCGGCAGGAATGTTGCTTTCTTAAACACTTCGAAATAAAGTTACAGCAGAAATTTCTTTCGCTCCCGCTTCCTTGAGTCGAAACATCGCTTGGCGAAGCGTCGTACCTGTCGTATAGACATCATCGACAAGTACGATGTTCTTCCCCTTGACGTCACTCGTTATGCAAAACGGATTACTACGCGCAAGTCGCGCTTGTCGCCCTGCCTTACTTTGTTCTGGACCATCGAAACGACTTAAACACGGAGCGATCTTTCCACGCATCCGACGCGCGATCAGCTCCGCTTGATTGAAACGACGGTCTGAGAGACGTTCCGCGCTTAACGGAATTGGCACAAGAACTGCTTGCTTGATTTTTACCTTCTTCAAGTCATCGGTAAACATCTCAAGCAACGCACTATCACCGAGAAACTTGAAGCGATGCATGAACTCCTTCGCTGCATCATTGTATAGATAAAGAGGTGCTGTTTGGAGCGTCAGCCCTTGCCTTCGCCATTCTGCGCAGTCTGAACAGCACACTGGACCCGGCTTTCCACAATCGACGCATTCCCCTCTTTTTACAAACTTTATTTTACAGGTCGGACAGGTCACTTGCCTAGTCCAGAGATTTCCGAGTTCCCAACTAGGTAAATAGACCTCTTGACAGAATAGACATCGATTCATGGTCGGACAGCATTTGCTTTCTTGATGTGATGGATCGCTTCGTACATCGCATCACTCCGGTCATTGGCGCAAAATAAAATGTCACCATCCGGGTATGCCGATGATCGTCCGACTCGTCCGCTGATTTGAATCAGGGCTGCCGTACTGAATCCTTGATCCGCATTCAGAATCGCGACTTGAACGTTTTCGATCGTCACCCCCCGCTCAAGAATCGTCGTCGTCAGTAAGATTCCTGTCGACTGTCGAAAACGCTGGACCTTCTCGACTCGTTCCGAGTCTGCAGCATGGACAGTCTCGACGTCATAGCCCGCTGTCGCGAATCGGTTTTGCCATCGCTCGAGCTCCGCGATTCGTGAGACGAAGACGAGCCGGGGTACAGTGCTATGACGCGCCAACCAATCGAACACGATCTGTTCGCTATACGGTACGACGAGCTTTGGAACTGGTAACGGATAGCCATGATAGCGTCGCATCAGCCGAACCGTCGGAAATCGTCGATGCCAAAACGAAGGGGTGGCGCTCAATAAAATCAGTGCAGCATCTTTCGTCATCGCGTGCTTGACGTATCGATGTAACGTCCGGTCGAGTCGGTACGGAAACGCATCGACCTCATCCAAAATGACGACGTCGAAACAATTCCGGTAATGAATCAATTGATGTGTCGTACTGACCGTGATGTCCCCCAGCTCAAGACGGTCCGACGAACCACCATACAAGGAGACGATGGAAGCGTCAGCGAATGCCCGCTTCAAATGTCTCGTCAATTCCCGGACGACGTCTGCCCGTGGTGCTGCGACAAGGACACGGCGTCCGCTGGCGAGAGCGTCTGCAATCCCCGGGAAAAGCATCGGTGTCTTTCCGGCACCACATACGGCATGGACGAAAAGCCGTTTATTAGTTGGAACCGTTCGTTGGATCGCTTGAGCAACGCGTAGTTGTCCCGGCGTCAACGTCAATGGTCCATGTTGTGCCGGTGTCACCGGATCAAGCGCCCGCTGATCCGTCACGAGTCGCCCACAGCTTCGCAGTTTGCCGTAAGCAAGACATTTCCGACAATAATAACAGGCTTTACCACATGTACAGTCTCCTCGCACTGGAAGCGCACCACATCGTTGGCAACGCCATGTCACGGCTGGTCTGAATCGGTATGTCACTTGTGGTGTGTCGATCCATTCAACAGGTACGAGTCGTCCTCGAAGATCCATCGTCATCTCTCCTTTTCTGTTTCGTCTCTTTCTCGCGGACGTCCGTCATCTCCTTGTGAGCGTTCCACTACTCAACTTGAGCTTTTGACTCGCAGAATTCGAGGTAACGTCATACGGTACGGTTTCAACAGGCGTTTCCATATAGTCATCCATCACTTTTGATGATTTTGACAAAACAAAAACAGCAGGTATCCTCATGAAGAGAATTCCTACTGCTTCTGCTTATCTTATTCTGCTGCGTGATACCATGTGACACCGATTGCCCCTGGTCCGAGGTGTGTACCGATGACGGGTCCAAAGACACTCATCTCGATGCGTGCCTGCGGGAAAAGTGCCTTCAGTTCAGCAATCTCTGCTTCTGCTTTCGCAGAATCCTCGGCATGGATGACACCGATGACATAACCGGTACCGTCACCGCGAATATCTTCCTTCATCATTTCCTCAATCCGATTGACTGCCCGCTTAAACGTTCGAATCTTTTCAAACGGAACGATTTTTCCATCAACGAAATGAAGGACCGGCTTGATTTTCAGGAACGAACCGACGAATGCTTGCGCGACACTTAAACGTCCTCCACGCTGGAGGTGTTCGAGATCGTCGACGACGAAATAAGCACGAATCTGTTCCTTTAACGTCTCAAGACGCTGGACGATCGTCTCTGCCGTCGCTCCTGCATCTCGCAAACGAACGGCTTCTTGGACGAGAAACGCTTGCGGCATACAGGAAATACGTGAATCGACTGGATGGACGTTGACATGATCCACCATCATGTTGATCGTATGTAACGCTTGGTACGTTCCGCTGATCCCACTTGATAGTGTAATACCAATGATATCCGTTCCTTCTGGCAACTGCTCGAACGACGACACGAGATCACCGATGTTCGGTTGTGAGGTCGTTGGGAGACTGCCCGTCTGGATGCGTTCATAAAATTCCGCTACCGAGATATCAAACCCTTCCCGGTAGGCGTCACCGTCGAAGATGACACTAAGTGGTGCGACGTGCACTTGATGTTCTTCACAATAGGTAGTTGGCAGATAGGCTGTGCTATCCGTTAAGATCACAATCTGGCTCATCCGTGAATTTCCTCGCTTTTATAGTTCCGTCGTGACGCTGCCAAATGTGACACGCCACAATCGCTTTTAAGTGTAGCATTTTTTACTGGATAAAAAAAGAAAGACGGAAGCGGGAGCTCCTGTCTTTCGAGATATTAAACGACGACCCATCCACGACGGATGGACTCGACGACAGCACCGGTCCGGTCCGGCACATTCATCTTCCGGAGGATCGATGAAACGTGGTTTTTGACCGTCTTTTCACTGATGTATAACGTATCGCTGATCGCACGGTTCGAGAAACCGTCCGCTAACAATTGCA encodes the following:
- the fliW gene encoding flagellar assembly protein FliW, yielding MQIETDFFGTITIDETEIITFASELPGFPEAKRFILLPFGEGVPFWSFQSIDQPECAFVVTNPFWIDPEYVFELPEAAKEQLGIEDTAQVAVYTTVTLRDPFTTSTTNLRAPFVMETKQRLAKQIILDDTYTNRHLIGSLTEVGGR
- the csrA gene encoding carbon storage regulator CsrA, whose protein sequence is MLVLKRKTGEAIQIGDDIELTILAIEGDQIKIGIKAPRQVDIHRKEVYLSIQEENTEASRSTGLIGQLLKQQEK
- the flgM gene encoding flagellar biosynthesis anti-sigma factor FlgM, translated to MRIDSTKWVNMPKTYERTQSVEGTKNQRTNRPDEVSISTEARARFNETQSSRTEKIESLKQAIQDGTYKPDAKKIAERFLNL
- a CDS encoding squalene/phytoene synthase family protein encodes the protein MNETKQLKKDANRVLKATSRTFYIPISRLSQDLQEAVGAAYLCMRAIDEIEDHEDLATDVKTMLLRETALLMRGTFSATTYLELIAPYTAHLPEVTLRLPEWIAYCPAAIRPKVLDSTAEMAEGMAVWAERDWTVETEADLDEYTYYVAGLVGVMLSDIWYWKAGIVTDKQQAIGFGRGLQAVNILRNQQEDAERGVGYFPPGWTTDTMFAYARENLAEADAYLASIPKDTTIYEFCHIPLALAHGTLDALAKGKEKLSRPEVLKIVGAAVLKR
- the flgK gene encoding flagellar hook-associated protein FlgK, whose protein sequence is MGSTFMGLETGRRALTTNQWALQSTGNNIANAGTEGFSRQRLVMGTTEQLSISLGSGRNGQVGTGVRGEMLERIRDVMLDKQYRDEVTKVSYYGTKQAAFGRMEDIINEPSDTGLAKAFDGFWESLQTLSTNPQDSGARSVVRQKAETLTQTFNYMAKAINQVKTDLKSEIEVSTKKVNDLLQKIHNINTEIHVVEPLGALPNALYDERDRYFDELAQYVDFEKVTVDAQAIETGQMGNALRNAEGRIDVNIKFPNGDKLLAVDSDLPKAGTLTFTTNDQGLYTGFKSETQTYTFDQLGGFSTGRLSGLIEMYGQERDGKAVGEYVKMESQLNEMAKTFANAFNAAHATNLKKDGTAGSNAFFASTSGDITAATISVGSDIKASLDNIATSTDGNIGDSQGALKLAKMKTASIEFTESKTTTTIGSFYQNVIGDMAVSTDQVGRLGKSAAVLMESADQRRMSMSAVSIDEEMTMMIQYQHAYNAAARNITTVDEMLDKIINGMGLVGR
- a CDS encoding flagellar protein FlgN; this encodes MQLINQLNEAHAHLLALAEEKKQVLIANDMRRLSEIVKEEPVHIKRIEALEQERLALMGSVTMTEWIATHPEDVDSLRTLLQTIGQLRQLNTLNAELLEQSLHYLDWHLQLLIPEADDFTYGQSALNQTHFNRNA
- a CDS encoding alpha/beta hydrolase; amino-acid sequence: MWKKHRKKIIGGVVVIVTLAVIVVIGISGYVGSSLTQPEREALTTTPKKAEGLDYEDVTFRSYKDRTRLSGWWMPSEDAKLTVVFAHGYGKNREQEDVPVFPLFKKFHDAGYNVLTFDFRGSGESDGKRVTVGAKEQDDLLTAVRYAKSRSSKPVVLYGISMGAATSLVTAPKADVVGVIADSPFSDLENYLATNLPVWSGLPNFPFTPIILEITPPLTGLNPERVKPIEAVRRIEYPILLIHGKDDDAIPVTESMKIQKAAPRSELYVTENGGHVQSYAHDRKAYEEKVMTYLSDLH
- a CDS encoding YitT family protein encodes the protein MQSPLPTKHHRRSTKGQLFRRLLMLTIGAIIFALGLKGFLVPNNIIDGGIVGISIIGSKVTDTTLALWLFFLNIPFIFFGYKQIGKTFALSTLYAIFVMAIATKLLEHIGPLTSVDLLATVFGGLILGIGVGIVIRSSGSLDGTEILAVSFSRSTPFSVGEIVMFFNVFILGAAGFVFGWDRAMYSLITYFVAFKTIDVVIDGLDQSKSVWIISENYEEIGLAIMDRLGRSMTYLNGEGAFTGDGKKVIFCVISRLEESKLKDIVRDFDEQAFIAIGNIHDVHGGRFKKKDIH
- the flgL gene encoding flagellar hook-associated protein FlgL; translated protein: MRVTQTMLTKTNIGHLSSSYQRLSTLQEQLISGKKIQRPSEDPVVAMQGVRYRTEVREVEQFKKNASEATGWMDLTDSALNEVTSAMSRIRELTTQAATDTYDATQRKAIQSEVGQLIEHIGTLANTKYNEKGIFNGTKTDTEFVSMDGLRDYLASTTGPVDGVFTDGDPTDKETESIKYEVSSGIEVQVNISPLSVFGPETFQTLKKVYDALGTNADNNGATLSGMLKDIDEMVNGTVETRADLGARVNRMDLNTSRLEDQEIIAKTVMSDNEDIEAEKVIMELKSYETLHRAALSAGARIIQPTLLDFLR
- a CDS encoding ComF family protein; this encodes MHRFKFLGDSALLEMFTDDLKKVKIKQAVLVPIPLSAERLSDRRFNQAELIARRMRGKIAPCLSRFDGPEQSKAGRQARLARSNPFCITSDVKGKNIVLVDDVYTTGTTLRQAMFRLKEAGAKEISAVTLFRSV
- a CDS encoding DUF6470 family protein; translation: MDLPHLEMRQTAARIGMNITRPQIEQKQTPASLSIEQPRGELSIETVAARLEIDSTQAWIEMGRVPALESVRQYATYGRQKGQEAVAKGASEGDQLMRIEQGGGTVARIAKANDTPPAEVTTLGFIPRSLDRVKTTYTPAEVRLSYTANRPKIDVETHRPELTVKEGQVEIYLQEQNQLNMWPVGGIFDGEG